A section of the Pseudomonas sp. FP453 genome encodes:
- a CDS encoding HupE/UreJ family protein: MSLKKLFTAAALLLAPALAFAHPGHGDNGLIAGISHPLGGIDHLLAMLAVGLWAAQQKGAARWALPCTFVGTMLIGGVLGFEGMQLPAMESGIAASVLALGLAVALAVRPPLFVAVGATALFALFHGVAHGLELPDMSSPWAYAAGFVGATAVLHAAGYAVVRFLPAAAAPLVRIAGAASAATGVWLLAG, translated from the coding sequence ATGAGCCTCAAGAAACTCTTCACCGCCGCCGCGTTGCTGCTGGCCCCGGCCCTCGCGTTTGCCCACCCGGGCCATGGCGATAACGGCTTGATCGCCGGGATCAGCCACCCGCTGGGCGGTATCGACCATTTGCTGGCGATGCTGGCGGTCGGCCTGTGGGCCGCACAACAGAAAGGCGCGGCGCGCTGGGCGTTGCCGTGTACGTTTGTCGGCACCATGTTGATCGGTGGCGTGCTGGGCTTTGAAGGGATGCAATTGCCCGCGATGGAAAGCGGGATTGCCGCGTCAGTGCTGGCGCTGGGCCTGGCGGTGGCGCTGGCGGTGCGGCCGCCGTTGTTCGTGGCGGTCGGTGCGACGGCGTTGTTCGCGTTGTTCCACGGTGTGGCCCATGGGCTGGAGCTGCCGGACATGTCCAGTCCGTGGGCGTATGCGGCCGGTTTTGTCGGCGCGACGGCGGTGTTGCACGCGGCCGGTTATGCGGTGGTGCGTTTCCTGCCAGCGGCGGCGGCGCCGTTGGTGCGGATTGCCGGGGCAGCTTCGGCGGCGACTGGGGTTTGGTTGCTCGCGGGCTGA
- a CDS encoding AGE family epimerase/isomerase, whose amino-acid sequence MPTAPSSTLNAVLTHFHTLIVPLWQGPGWNAELALPYEALDANHHPLPPQRYRAMACARQLYLFASLIGEPGAAFAEERAAALFRSLQRHFHDAEHGGWFYSIDPAGQALDKRKDLYTHAFIIFACAHYWAKVREPLVESVLNAALAVVAERFATGDGLYEAVLERNWSPLKSGPLQNPLMHLAEGFLATLAVREDADVQTALLGLATAMQQRFIDRQHGVMMEKPLGAVDNWFEPGHQFEWFFLLESSDVLRGTPLHASLTRAFAYAEQKGVDKSSGAVSGMLALDGSVRDGTQRIWAQAEYLRALTLRPGSEAVLQRQLLALQQHFLHGKGWNECLDAQGVVSRWDMPSTTPYHLATCYQGLIQHLG is encoded by the coding sequence ATGCCCACCGCTCCAAGCTCCACCCTGAACGCCGTGCTCACGCACTTCCACACCCTGATCGTGCCGCTCTGGCAGGGCCCTGGCTGGAATGCCGAGCTGGCGTTGCCCTATGAGGCGCTGGACGCCAATCACCACCCGCTGCCCCCGCAACGCTACCGCGCCATGGCCTGTGCCCGACAGTTGTACCTGTTCGCCAGCCTGATCGGCGAACCCGGCGCGGCGTTTGCCGAAGAGCGCGCAGCGGCGTTGTTCCGTTCCCTGCAACGGCACTTCCACGATGCCGAGCACGGCGGCTGGTTCTACAGCATCGACCCGGCCGGCCAGGCGCTGGACAAGCGCAAGGATCTCTACACCCACGCCTTCATCATTTTCGCCTGCGCCCACTACTGGGCCAAGGTGCGCGAGCCGTTGGTGGAGTCGGTACTCAACGCCGCCCTGGCAGTGGTCGCCGAGCGTTTTGCCACAGGCGACGGCCTGTATGAAGCCGTGCTGGAACGCAACTGGTCGCCCCTCAAGTCCGGCCCGCTGCAAAACCCGCTGATGCACCTGGCCGAAGGCTTCCTGGCCACCCTCGCCGTGCGTGAAGACGCCGACGTACAAACGGCACTGCTGGGCTTGGCGACGGCCATGCAGCAGCGCTTCATCGACCGCCAGCACGGCGTGATGATGGAAAAACCGCTGGGCGCTGTGGATAACTGGTTTGAGCCGGGGCACCAGTTCGAATGGTTCTTTTTGCTGGAATCTTCCGACGTCCTACGCGGCACGCCGTTGCACGCTTCGTTGACGCGGGCCTTTGCCTACGCCGAGCAAAAGGGTGTGGATAAGTCGAGCGGTGCGGTCAGCGGCATGTTGGCGCTGGATGGCAGCGTGCGCGATGGCACCCAGCGCATCTGGGCCCAGGCGGAATACCTGCGGGCGCTGACCTTGCGGCCGGGCAGCGAGGCGGTGTTGCAGCGTCAGTTGCTGGCGCTGCAACAGCATTTTTTGCATGGCAAAGGCTGGAATGAATGCCTGGATGCCCAGGGTGTGGTGAGTCGGTGGGATATGCCGTCGACTACGC
- the ureG gene encoding urease accessory protein UreG, which yields MNTQPLRVGIGGPVGSGKTALTLALCLALRDRYNLAVVTNDIYTREDADFLVRNQALAPERIIGVETGGCPHTAIREDASINLEAVDQLNRRFPGLDLILVESGGDNLSATFSPELSDLTIYVIDVSAGDKLPRKGGPGICKSDLLVINKIDLAPLVGASLELMNSDTTRMRNGKPFVFSNQKTGVGLEEIVAFIERQGLLNAA from the coding sequence ATGAATACACAACCTTTGCGCGTCGGCATCGGCGGCCCAGTGGGCTCCGGCAAGACCGCCCTGACCCTGGCCCTGTGCCTCGCCCTGCGCGACCGCTACAACCTGGCCGTGGTCACCAACGATATCTACACCCGCGAAGACGCCGACTTCCTGGTGCGCAACCAGGCGCTGGCGCCCGAACGCATCATCGGCGTGGAAACCGGCGGCTGCCCGCACACGGCGATCCGCGAAGACGCGTCGATCAACCTTGAAGCGGTGGACCAGCTCAACCGTCGCTTCCCCGGCCTGGACCTGATCCTGGTGGAGTCCGGTGGCGACAACCTCTCGGCGACGTTCAGCCCGGAGCTGTCGGACCTGACCATCTATGTGATCGATGTGTCCGCCGGCGACAAGCTGCCACGCAAGGGCGGGCCGGGCATCTGCAAATCCGACTTGCTGGTGATCAACAAGATCGACCTGGCGCCGCTGGTCGGCGCTTCGCTGGAATTGATGAACAGCGACACCACGCGCATGCGCAACGGCAAGCCCTTTGTGTTCAGCAACCAGAAAACCGGGGTAGGCCTGGAAGAAATCGTCGCCTTTATCGAACGCCAAGGCCTGCTGAACGCCGCCTGA
- a CDS encoding urease accessory protein UreF, with protein MNPAWALLRLASPQLPIGGYSYSQGLEMAVENGRVSDATSARRWISDQLLLNLARFEAPLLLAHCRAAAEQDWPQLAKLCEEHRASRETRELYQESRQMGYSLQQLLNGLPELDDAARSFLEQRGEPHLALGWALAARAWTINPADALAAWLWSWLENQLAVLMKTLPLGQQAAQRLTSELLPLLQQAQQDAARIDPNHFGSAAFGLSLACMAHERQYSRLFRS; from the coding sequence ATGAACCCAGCCTGGGCGCTGTTGCGTCTGGCCAGTCCGCAATTGCCGATTGGCGGCTACAGCTATTCCCAGGGCCTGGAAATGGCCGTGGAGAACGGCCGCGTCAGTGATGCCACCAGTGCCCGCCGCTGGATCAGCGATCAGTTGTTGCTCAACCTCGCGCGCTTTGAAGCACCGCTGCTGCTCGCCCATTGCCGCGCCGCCGCTGAACAGGATTGGCCGCAGCTGGCCAAGCTGTGTGAAGAGCACCGCGCCAGCCGTGAGACCCGCGAGCTGTACCAAGAGAGCCGGCAGATGGGCTACTCCCTGCAACAGTTGCTCAATGGTTTGCCTGAACTGGACGACGCTGCGCGCAGCTTTCTTGAACAACGCGGCGAACCTCACCTTGCCCTGGGCTGGGCCCTGGCCGCCCGTGCCTGGACCATCAACCCCGCCGACGCCCTTGCCGCCTGGCTGTGGAGCTGGCTGGAAAACCAGTTGGCCGTGCTGATGAAAACCCTGCCCCTGGGCCAGCAAGCCGCCCAGCGCCTGACCAGCGAGCTGCTGCCGTTGCTGCAACAAGCCCAGCAGGACGCCGCGCGGATCGACCCCAACCATTTCGGCAGCGCCGCGTTCGGCCTGTCCCTGGCGTGCATGGCCCATGAGCGCCAGTACAGCCGCCTGTTCCGTTCCTAG
- a CDS encoding TetR family transcriptional regulator, with translation MLPRAEQKQQTRLALMDAARHLMECGRGFGSLSLREVAKTAGIVPTGFYRHFADMDQLGLVLVSEVGQTFRATIRLVRHNEFVMGGIIDASVRIFLDVVSANRSQFLFLAREQYGGCLAVRQAIGALREDITRDLAADLTLMPKLQHLDGEGLHVMADLIVKSVFATLPDIIDPPAQALPAHLTPQAKITQQLRFIFIGLKHWQGLGSTE, from the coding sequence ATGCTGCCCCGCGCCGAACAGAAGCAACAGACCCGCCTCGCCCTGATGGACGCAGCCCGCCATCTGATGGAGTGTGGCCGTGGGTTTGGCAGCCTGAGCCTGCGCGAAGTGGCCAAGACGGCCGGCATCGTGCCCACCGGTTTCTATCGCCACTTTGCCGACATGGATCAGCTTGGGCTGGTGCTGGTCAGCGAGGTCGGCCAGACCTTCCGCGCCACCATTCGCCTGGTGCGCCACAACGAATTCGTGATGGGCGGCATTATCGACGCGTCCGTGCGCATCTTTCTCGATGTGGTGTCGGCCAACCGTTCGCAGTTCCTGTTCCTCGCCCGTGAGCAATACGGCGGCTGCCTGGCCGTACGCCAGGCCATCGGCGCCTTGCGCGAAGACATCACCCGTGACCTCGCGGCCGACCTCACACTGATGCCCAAGCTGCAACACTTGGACGGCGAAGGTTTGCATGTGATGGCCGACCTGATCGTCAAAAGTGTGTTCGCCACCCTGCCCGACATCATCGACCCGCCCGCCCAGGCCCTGCCTGCGCACCTCACGCCTCAGGCGAAAATCACCCAGCAACTGCGCTTTATCTTTATCGGCCTCAAGCATTGGCAGGGGCTGGGCAGCACTGAGTAA
- a CDS encoding C40 family peptidase, producing MLKSFFCLVIIGLSFSISSASANLQPHPTFAPTAINGVVDRAHELLGTPYKFGGTSVQQGFDCSSFLVYLFKTEANIQIPRTTAAMHRSSAATIARNALKPGDAVFFKGNGRGQVSHVGLYIGEGKFIHSPRTGKSIRIDSLSNSYWNKHYTTAKRFHSAG from the coding sequence ATGCTCAAGTCATTTTTTTGTCTAGTCATCATCGGGCTGTCTTTCTCCATCTCCTCGGCTTCGGCCAATTTGCAGCCCCATCCCACCTTCGCCCCGACGGCCATCAACGGAGTGGTAGACCGCGCCCATGAACTGCTGGGCACGCCTTACAAATTCGGGGGCACCTCGGTGCAGCAAGGGTTCGATTGCAGCAGCTTTCTGGTCTACCTGTTCAAGACCGAGGCGAATATCCAGATTCCACGCACCACGGCGGCGATGCACCGTTCAAGTGCCGCCACCATCGCGCGCAATGCGCTGAAGCCGGGTGACGCCGTGTTCTTCAAGGGCAATGGGCGGGGGCAGGTCAGTCATGTGGGGCTGTACATCGGCGAAGGCAAATTCATCCATTCGCCGCGCACCGGCAAAAGCATCCGTATCGATTCGCTGAGCAACAGCTACTGGAACAAGCACTACACCACGGCCAAGCGCTTTCACTCGGCGGGCTGA
- the ureE gene encoding urease accessory protein UreE has product MLVIHRRIAPQALWAAELLLNFEARSKSRLRCFSADGEDVGLFLERGQPPLHDGEFLQAEDGRVVRVCARPEQLLHVTCPSAFELTRAAYHLGNRHVALQVGDGWLRLLDDYVLKAMLDQLGATTETLEAPFQPEHGAYGGGHHHSRHGDEDFNYPPKLHQFGVRL; this is encoded by the coding sequence ATGCTGGTGATCCACCGCCGAATCGCCCCCCAAGCCCTCTGGGCTGCCGAGCTGCTGCTGAATTTCGAAGCCCGCAGCAAAAGCCGCCTGCGCTGTTTCAGTGCCGACGGTGAAGATGTCGGCCTGTTCCTGGAACGTGGCCAGCCACCGCTGCACGATGGCGAATTCCTACAGGCCGAAGACGGACGCGTCGTACGCGTCTGCGCACGCCCTGAACAACTGCTGCACGTCACCTGCCCTAGCGCCTTTGAATTGACCCGTGCCGCCTATCACCTGGGCAATCGCCACGTCGCCCTGCAAGTAGGGGATGGCTGGCTGCGCCTGCTCGATGACTACGTGCTCAAGGCCATGCTCGATCAACTGGGCGCCACCACCGAAACCCTCGAAGCGCCGTTCCAGCCGGAACACGGCGCCTATGGCGGTGGCCATCACCATTCGCGCCATGGCGACGAAGACTTCAATTACCCGCCCAAGCTGCACCAGTTCGGCGTGCGTCTATGA